A genomic stretch from Acropora palmata chromosome 13, jaAcrPala1.3, whole genome shotgun sequence includes:
- the LOC141864136 gene encoding uncharacterized protein LOC141864136, which yields MTELNPLRPRDSKRSVSLETVSFHHEIEQRKMQGKREAYKRRNEMYVKAMYGNTKEKEEVKQMGRMALLEQMEEKEKANSTKMTEKTKESGFAINYDRICIQQDKEDRINKERYLQQFRNENKKLMELRAEQQRNEKQTRHLEERNLLQQTPINWSKTLH from the exons ATGACGGAATTGAACCCTCTCAGACCGAGAGACAGCAAGCGATCTGTAAGCTTAGAGACAGTTTCGTTCCACCATGAAATAGAACAGCGAAAAATGCAAGGTAAACGTGAAGCTTATAAGAGACGAAACGAAATGTACGTAAAAGCGATGTACGGAAACacaaaggaaaaggaagaagTTAA gCAAATGGGAAGGATGGCTTTGTTAGAACAAatggaagaaaaggaaaaagcaaatAGCACTAAAATGACCGAGAAGACAAAGGAAAGTGGTTTTGCCATTAATTATGACAGAATATGCATCCAACAAGACAAAGAGGACAGAATTAACAAAGAAAGATACTTACAACAGTTTAGGAACGAGAACAAAAAg ctaATGGAACTTCGCGCAGAACAgcagagaaatgaaaaacaaacaaggcaTCTCGAAGAGAGAAATCTTCTCCAACAAACCCCAATAAACTGGAGCAAGActcttcattga
- the LOC141864135 gene encoding uncharacterized protein LOC141864135, which produces MGSSESTKRLTVQRSDEGEIGGIVTVSERVVRRLRGLEDLPLKHDDGISQDDINNLWQELQQEKTRLKHQHEHFQEYMQHAFDEGRQSESKRLKENRDVLHTKDQNVEEIENEWRKNLEDQDAKSKMKEAKLLEEINSLKEEIAGREGITIEKFNQAFKETTEKFSQPMKVPACQHLKDEVLNCYKQNPRHALNCSKQVQDFLHCVEVLQTASQQSKS; this is translated from the exons ATGGGAAGTAGTGAATCTACGAAACGATTGACAGTTCAGAGGTCAGATGAGGGTGAAATCGGAGGAATAGTGACA GTTTCAGAAAGAGTTGTAAGACGTCTGAGGGGTCTTGAGGATTTGCCCCTAAAACATGATGATGGTATTTCTCAAG ATGATATAAACAATTTATGGCAAGAACTACAGcaagagaaaacaagattAAAGCATCAACATGAACATTTTCAGGAATACATGCAGCATGCCTTTGATGag GGAAGGCAGTCTGAATCCAAgagattgaaagaaaacagagaTGTACTTCATACAAAAGATCAAAATGtggaagaaattgaaaacgaATGGAGAAAGAACCTCGAGGACCAGGATGCTAaatcaaaaatgaaagaagccAAACTTttagaagaaataaattcCTTGAAGGAAGAG ATTGCAGGAAGAGAAGGCATAACAATTGAGAAATTCAATCAAGCTTTCAAAGAAACAACGGAAAAATTTAG CCAGCCAATGAAAGTTCCAGCTTGTCAGCACCTTAAAGATGAAGTTTTAAATTGCTACAAACAGAATCCAAGACATGCATTGAATTGCTCTAAACAAGTTCAAGATTTCCTTCACTGCGTAGAAGTTTTACAAACG GCCTCTCAGCAATCGAAGTCATGA
- the LOC141863230 gene encoding putative ATP-dependent DNA helicase HFM1 — protein MPPASPPILNEVFSQVSQRELSSTQLFRSNSEYFDRTRNNVFNGNEASFNPFDNKTAFSKSIYFGQNRQKSSLFSDASLPLVPSQSLQLFENDDNDEYQYFDEEVIQDSPELFSQRMEFERGAKFDGKGEGFNLIDYDDEDEEMYGAHTPLVPQHHFSTPSQLVIHGSGTNENKYQALPYRVVFSKFPYFNIVQSKVFDEVMYTDRPMVLCAPTGSGKTVIFELAIIRQLMNSGGEPSQAKVVYMAPMKALCSERFQDWKTKFERFGLKCKEVTGDSELDDYYELQNTGVIMTTPEKWDSMTRKWRDNRSLVQSVKLFLIDEVHLLNDDARGATVEAVISRMKTVQSTTTRHGTDRSTRAGMRLLAISATIPNVEDIAAWLGGIDFPALHYSMDDSYRPVKLRKIVLGFTKSSNFSDFGFDLSLNYKLSGIIQTYSDRKPTLVFCSTRKSAQQAAQMLVKDARFIINSQHRQRLQRTANSLHDSKLRELVICGIGYHHAGLDPTDRRNIEAMFVKGDLPVLFATSTLAVGVNLPAHLVIIKSTAHYVMGVFQEYSETQILQMIGRAGRPQFDTSATAVILTTNANKEKYTGLLEGTQNLESSLHHHLIEHLNAEIVLNTITDVSIALEWLKSTFLYIRILKNPIYYGIPEGLEKGSLEQKLQDLCLKSLNTLDKSGLIKMDDGFDLKPTEPGRLMARYCIAYDSMEQFLQIKGKESLSDMVELVSKSKEFSDVKLRVSEKRALNVVNKDKNKQTIRFPIKGKIKTTDQKVNCLIQATLGSLIITEFSLNQDITKIFRSGQRITRCLTELQMLQTDFAALQNSIILAKCMKARLWENSKFLSRQLEKIGPSLSNMMVKAGLTTFKKIEETNPREIEMIVNRHPPFGNQIREAASNLPKFEVSAHQTGRHQLDRAEVIVTLTMTNYIRRREVIGSEKINHFCVLVIGNAENKVVFKQRLGDTCFMKEGYWSKKVDVQRAKVQSSELSINLISQDYVGLDVTITFTPQYNGNQFYPTIKNEPSVSTPQSKRKATANTSAETKTTTPLKARVPCNHRCLNKEICGHDCCKQGVISKAKGKKPEGNETTALTSQDKRIKDPPSHKNAEVADQSENHMNFFLKNLHQRTRAITDTLAAKRLKKMSGPETGQHKDFVDLTLSERFGYNRKNASVYQGDTKFYNSSSRKSCDEIDWQRKRLQEQQSLVVDLTDDNDLFEDEMPCFSIDEMWKENNISLASSDENDLLASPEDQSLLKSCFFETAVPKKHKKDPLVAKQAPSKSMQFIKEVQTRKGNPSFSPVRSSQAKDNLNRVSPSLCISSNTVDLDPLEIPVFGSSLSSTQQMKDFKRIANAPPPPSRGVDDFETEERRGHGEQWKSRINDAPIPFIDKQRHENHNWDSLTDHFLDEFATEDWSILPVHSSPRTVLKHSSPEYQRAASAGLNNSDEHCDKRANLRDNSMSAAHDDFSPERATCSPIPSSFFSSASLKSEQENEEQDAFAGIFNTLF, from the exons ATGCCACCTGCGTCACCACCGATCCTAAATGAGGTATTTTCACAGGTTTCTCAACGAGAACTCTCTTCTACACAACTTTTCCGTTCTAATTCTGAGTACTTCGACCGGACGAGGAACAATGTTTTCAATGGAAATGAAGCCAGCTTTAATCCTTTCGACAATAAAACTGCTTTTTCCAAGAGTATCTACTTTGGACAAAATCGGCAAAAGAGTAGCTTGTTTTCAGATGCATCGCTGCCTCTTGTTCCTTCACAATCACTTCAGTTGTTCGAAAATGACGACAATGATGAATATCAATATTTTGATGAAGAAGTTATTCAAGACTCCCCAGAACTGTTCTCTCAACGAATGGAGTTCGAGCGTGGAGCAAAATTTGACGGTAAGGGAG AAGGCTTTAATTTGATAgattatgatgatgaagacGAGGAAATGTATGGGGCTCACACACCTCTAGTCCCGCAACACCATTTCAGCACTCCAAGTCAACTTGTCATCCACGGGTCAGGTACTAATGAGAAT AAATATCAAGCTCTCCCATACCGTGTGGTGTTCAGTAAATTTCCATACTTCAACATTGTTCAGTCAAAGGTATTTGACGAGGTGATGTACACAGACAGGCCAATGGTGTTATGCGCGCCGACCGGGTCTGGCAAAACAGTTATATTTGAGCTGGCCATCATACGGCAACTTATGAATAGTGGAGGAGAACCGTCACAGGCAAAAGTTGTCTACA TGGCTCCCATGAAGGCTTTGTGTAGCGAAAGATTCCAGGACTGGAAGACAAAATTTGAGCGATTTGGCTTAAAATGTAAAGAAGTGACGGGCGACAGCGAACTGGATGACTACTATGAGTTGCAAAACACTGGTGTCATCATGACTACACCT gaaaaatgggACAGTATGACAAGGAAATGGAGAGACAACAGATCATTGGTTCAGTCAGTCAAACTTTTTCTAATTGACGAG GTTCACCTCCTTAACGATGATGCAAGAGGTGCAACAGTTGAAGCTGTTATAAGTCGAATGAAGACAGTTCAATCCACCACAACTCGACATGGGACTGATCGTAGCACCAGAGCTGGAATGAGGCTCCTAGCCATCTCTGCTACAATACCAAACGTGGAGGAT ATTGCTGCCTGGCTTGGAGGAATTGACTTTCCTGCATTGCATTACAG TATGGACGATTCATATCGACCTGTGAAGTTAAGAAAGATTGTTCTTGGATTCACCAAAAGTAGCAACTTCTCTGACTTTGGCTTTGATTTGTCACTGAACTATAAACTGAGTGGTATTATTCAGACTTACTCCGATCGAAAACCTACTCTTGTG TTTTGTTCAACACGGAAGAGTGCTCAGCAAGCAGCACAAATGCTAGTGAAGGACGCAAGATTTATCATAAACTCACAACACAGGCAAAG GCTTCAAAGAACAGCAAACTCTCTTCATGATTCGAAATTAAGAG agttaGTTATATGTGGAATTGGCTACCACCATGCAGGATTAGATCCCACTGATAGGCGCAATATTGAAGCAATGTTTGTTAAGGGTGACTTACCTGTATTAT TTGCTACAAGCACTCTTGCAGTAGGG GTAAATCTTCCGGCTCATCTTGTAATCATCAAGTCTACAGCACACTACGTCATGGGCGTGTTTCAAGAATACTCTGAAACACAAATCCTGCAAATGATCGGAAGAGCTGGGAGACCACAG TTTGATACTTCTGCTACTGCCGTCATTTTGACCACGAATGCTAACAAG GAAAAGTACACTGGCCTGCTAGAGGGAACACAAAACTTGGAGAGCAG TTTGCATCACCATCTCATTGAGCACTTGAACGCAGAAATAGTCCTGAATACCATCACTGATGTATCGATTGCCTTGGAATGGCTCAAGTCTACTTTCTTGTACATTAGAATACTGAAAAACCCGATTTATTATG GAATTCCTGAAGGACTTGAGAAAGGAAGCCtggaacaaaaattacaaG ATCTTTGCCTGAAGAGTTTAAACACATTGGATAAGTCTGGACTTATTAAGATGGACGACGGATTTGATCTTAAACCTACAG AGCCTGGTCGTCTGATGGCCAGATATTGCATCGCTTATGACTCCATGGAACAGTTCCTTCAAATCAAAGGAAAGGAGAGTCTCAGCGACATG GTTGAGTTGGTGTCCAAGTCCAAGGAATTTTCTGACGTTAAGCTGCGCGTGAGTGAAAAGAGAGCACTGAATGTTGTTAACAAGGACAAGAATAAGCAAACCATTCG GTTTCCCATCAAGGGCAAAATCAAGACAACAGACCAGAAAGTCAACTG CCTTATTCAAGCCACACTGGGTTCCCTCATCATCACCGAGTTTTCCTTAAACCAAGATATTACG AAAATCTTCCGTTCTGGACAGAGAATCACAAGGT GTTTGACAGAACTTCAGATGCTGCAAACTGATTTCGCTGCGCTTCAGAACTCAATTATCCTTGCAAAGTGCATGAAAGCCAG ATTATGGGAAAATTCAAAGTTTCTTTCAAGGCAGCTGGAGAAGATCG GTCCTAGCTTATCAAACATGATGGTCAAGGCTGGCTTAACCACGTTTAAGAAAATCGAGGAGACGAATCCTCGAGAAATAGAAATG ATTGTGAATCGCCATCCACCATTCGGCAACCAG ATTCGTGAAGCAGCTTCAAATCTGCCAAAGTTCGAGGTGTCTGCTCATCAG ACCGGAAGACATCAACTTGACCGTGCAGAGGTAATTGTAACCCTAACCATGACGAATTACATCAGGAGGAGAGAGGTGATTGGTTCGGAAAAAATAAACCATTTTTGCGTTCTGGTGATTGGAAATGCAGAAAACAAAGTTGTCTTCAAACAGCGATTAGG GGACACATGTTTTATGAAGGAAGGATACTGGAGTAAGAAAGTTGATGTTCAGCGAGCAAAAGTCCAATCTTCGGAGCTGTCAATCAACCTCATTAGTCAGGACTATG ttggCTTGGATGTGACTATAACCTTTACACCGCAATACAATGGTAACCAGTTTTATCCAACG ATAAAGAACGAGCCTAGTGTGAGTACCCCACAAAGCAAGAGAAAAGCCACAGCCAACACAAGTGCAG AGACGAAAACTACTACTCCATTGAAAGCAAGAGTTCCTTGCAATCACCGTTGTTTAAACAAAGAGAT CTGTGGTCATGATTGCTGCAAGCAAGGTGTTATTTCGAAGGCAAAGGGAAAGAAACCAGAG GGTAACGAAACAACGGCGTTAACTTCGCAGGACAAACGTATCAAAG ATCCACCTTCGCATAAGAATGCAGAGGTGGCAGATCAGAGTGAGAATCATATGAATTTCTTTCTGAAAAATCTTCACCAAAGAACACGAGCCATAACTGACACACTTGCTGCCAAACGTCTTAAG AAGATGTCGGGACCTGAAACTGGACAACACAAAGATTTCGTGGATCTTACTCTCAGTGAGCGATTTGGTTACAATCGTAAGAACGCTAGCGTTTATCAAGGGGATACCAAGTTCTACAACTCTTCctcaagaaaaagttgcgaCGAGATTGACTGGCAAAGAAAACGATTGCAAGAACAACAGAGTTTAGTGGTGGATTTAACAGATGACAATG ATTTATTTGAAGATGAGATGCCGTGTTTTTCCATCGATGAAATgtggaaagaaaataacatttccCTTGCGTCAAgcgatgaaaatgatttgctTGCCAGTCCAGAGGATCAGAGTCTTTTAAAGTCATGCTTCTTCGAAACCGCTGTCCCAAAGAAGCATAAAAAAGATCCCCTTGTAGCCAAACAGGCCCCTTCCAAGAGCATGCAATTCATAAAGGAGGTCCAAACAAGAAAGGGAAACCCTTCATTTTCTCCAGTACGAAGCAGCCAGGCGAAGGATAATCTTAACAGAGTCAGTCCATCCCTGTGCATTAGTTCAAACACAGTTGATCTGGATCCGCTAGAAATACCTGTCTTTGGTTCATCTCTATCATCCACTCaacaaatgaaagattttaaGCGCATTGCAAACGCACCACCGCCACCTTCCCGTGGAGTGGATGATTTTGAGACCGAAGAAAGGAGAGGGCACGGTGAACAATGGAAAAGCCGTATAAACGACGCACCAATACCATTTATCGATAAACAGAGGCATGAAAATCATAACTGGGATTCACTGACGGATCACTTCCTGGATGAGTTTGCCACAGAAGACTGGAGCATTCTGCCGGTTCACAGTTCGCCTAGGACTGTTCTTAAACATTCTTCTCCAGAATACCAGAGAGCTGCCAGTGCAGGCCTCAACAATTCAGACGAACACTGTGATAAAAGAGCAAACCTGAGAGACAACAGTATGTCTGCAGCTCATGACGATTTCAGCCCAGAAAGAGCTACATGCAG tccCATTCCCTCGTCCTTTTTCTCTTCCGCGTCTTTAAAGAG TGAACAAGAAAACGAGGAACAAGACGCCTTTGCTGGGATTTTCAACACCTTATTTTGA
- the LOC141864378 gene encoding TBC1 domain family member 30-like has product MAATETMDEDSDFERQGSTERESLSTESSYDESPLSPRSEDSDWSFGGNDNTVGLTTGYDPEKHRSDLINAEKKASIVDCLLFEIYDQYHSRDSVDSDNVTECSTTSGSFYGGSFDLEERGESWTRNELLTKDTDEVRVMAKEMRSRISMLSTKLVKQLKRRDKHAYKLQRNFDVLTAILQAVSLKRRVDTKIRFSFIPQNGKKAYKQWLAAFKAIARLKEGVPSQWRRRLWLCLAESKIRDLDWEKTARFCFNEKSNPDDDELGSQIVKDLHRTGCGWFCGQDSPEERAALKRVLLAYARRNKAVGYCQGFNVIAALILQVMERNEEDALKVMVYVIDHVLPTNYFANNLRALSVDMAVLRDLMRAKLSRLSKHLDSLQAQALSQNGSSAMYEPPLINVFTMQWFLTLFATCLPEETVLRVWDSILLEGSEVLLRAAVAIWGKLGGRLEDVETSDEFYSSMGLLIQDVLSGNVIDCQTLMQEVYSLASFPLPGLAELREHYTYNINPFSDANGDQNPRSALGRGSSDEEDDVEDLEGASCLGVFLPFSEIVPGNGMKALDQGVEDTNDIAAASPGVFATDGYSPLPYTTKQFGSRGSRAHEEMSFLQKQYARMRHMQQNAVVVFSEATVQNIQESEKRKSIPAAINHLLVSASKRKNKTSKTRFTDKKGSEEKTAERLCDERNEKGEDKPELKPNAYEKESMQHLNELFKGDQKEHKEAKNGSFDEEKLKNEQPETKSADYWEIKRENEVKCKKSEEKLKNVESIPAKSDDRGNSNSVKIEHVGLNGEVSSLETLKSKGSRLVFPGLKSGRKPPKLTDVESSSLTVTAAKTHPSNRVPKPLKVSDKSSPTTPDTGVNSFGGTGRAYSIGSANVNTNSTWLMEEDRRCKYPENFKPFPQRNKQPNRSRILYGNMSSKGAKRMDAFQGVKEVRQVLNGVALNGTSEGKGI; this is encoded by the exons ATGGCGGCCACGGAGACCATGGATGAAGACTCTGATTTTGAACGGCAAGGAAGCACTGAACGGGAAAGTTTAAGCACTGAGAGCAGTTACGATGAAAGCCCTTTAAGTCCAAGGAGTGAAGACTCTGACTGGAGTTTCGGTGGGAATGATAATACGGTCGGCCTAACCACTGGCTACGACCCGGAGAAGCACCGCAGCGACTTGATCAACGCTGAGAAAAAAGCGTCGATTGTAGACTGTCTGTTGTTTGAGATTTATGATCAGTATCACAGTAGAGACTCAGTTGATAGTGATAATGTTACTGAATGCTCAACTACTTCAGGGAGTTTTTACGGTGGCTCCTTCGACCTTGAAGAACGCGGAGAAAGTTGGACGAGAAACGAGCTGCTAACTAAAG ATACAGATGAAGTGCGGGTGATGGCTAAAGAGATGAGATCCAGAATTTCCATGCTTTCGACGAAGTTGgtgaaacaactgaaaaggCGCGATAAACACGCCTACAAATTACAGAgaaattttgatgttttgacCGCGATTCTCCAAGCTGTGTCACTGAAAAGAC GGGTGGATACAAAGATCAGATTCTCATTTATTCCACAAAATGGCAAGAAAGCCTATAAACAG TGGCTGGCTGCCTTCAAAGCCATTGCACGTCTAAAGGAAGGTGTTCCTTCACAGTGGAGAAGAAGG TTGTGGCTATGTTTGGCTGAGAGCAAGATCAGAGATCTAGACTGGGAGAAAACAGCAAGGTTTTGCTTCAATGAGAAGAGTAACCCTGATGATGATGAGCTTGGTTCACAAATTGTTAAG GATCTTCACCGCACTGGGTGTGGTTGGTTTTGTGGCCAAGACAGTCCAGAGGAAAGAGCAGCTCTCAAGCGTGTGCTGTTGGCTTATGCCAGACGTAACAAGGCAGTTGGATACTGCCAGGGGTTCAATGTTATTGCAGCATTGATTTTACAGGTCATGGAAAGGAATGAGGAAGATGCATTGAAG gtgATGGTGTATGTTATTGATCATGTGTTACCCACCAACTACTTTGCAAACAATTTACGAGCACTGTCGGTTGACATGGCTGTGTTGCGTGACCTAATGCGAGCCAAGCTGAGTAGGCTCTCCAAGCACCTGGACAGCTTACAAGCCCAGGCCTTGTCCCAGAATGGTTCTAGTGCCATGTATGAGCCCCCTCTTATCAATGTGTTTACAATGCAGTGGTTTCTTACTCTGTTTGCGACATGTCTACCAGAAGAGACTGTTCTGCGAGTGTGGGATTCTATCCTGCTGGAAGGTTCTGAGGTGCTCTTGCGAGCTGCTGTGGCTATTTGGGGAAAATTAGGAGG GCGTCTTGAAGACGTGGAAACTTCAGATGAGTTTTACAGTTCGATGGGCCTTCTTATACAAGATGTTTTGAGTGGAAATGTTATCGATTGTCAGACACTGATGCAG GAAGTTTATTCCCTAGCGTCTTTCCCTCTTCCTGGTTTAGCAGAGCTTAGGGAGCATTACACCTACAACATCAATCCGTTTTCTGACGCCAATGGTGACCAGAATCCGCGATCAGCACTAGGACGAGGTTCTAGCGACGAAGAAGACGACGTAGAAGATCTCGAAGGCGCCAGCTGTCTAGGGGTTTTCCTTCCCTTTTCTGAAATAGTTCCTGGCAACGGAATGAAGGCGTTAGATCAAGGAGTTGAGGATACAAATGATATTGCTGCAGCGAGCCCTGGCGTTTTTGCCACGGACGGTTACTCGCCTTTGccttacacaacaaaacagtttgGTTCAAGGGGAAGTCGAGCGCACGAGGAGATGTCATTCTTACAAAAGCAGTATGCAAGAATGAGACACATGCAACAAAATGCTGTGGTAGTTTTCTCAGAAGCTACAGTGCAAAACATTCAGGAAtcagaaaaacgaaaaagcaTACCGGCGGCGATTAATCATCTTCTTGTTTCTGCGAGTAAACGGAAGAATAAGACTTCTAAAACCCGTTTTACGGATAAGAAAGGAAGCGAAGAGAAGACTGCGGAAAGACTTTGTGATGAAAGAAACGAGAAAGGTGAAGACAAACCGGAATTAAAACCAAATGCTTACGAAAAGGAAAGCATGCAGCATTTGAACGAATTGTTTAAGGGTGACCAAAAGGAGCACAAGGAAGCCAAAAATGGGTCATTTGatgaagaaaaactgaaaaacgaaCAACCTGAAACCAAAAGCGCAGATTATTGGgaaattaaaagagaaaatgaggTGAAATGTAAGAAAAGCGAAGAGAAACTCAAGAATGTTGAATCAATACCTGCAAAAAGCGACGACCGAGGTAATTCGAATTCGGTTAAAATCGAGCATGTTGGGTTAAATGGTGAAGTGTCTTCTTTAGAAACTCTTAAATCGAAAGGAAGTCGTCTCGTATTTCCTGGTCTTAAGTCCGGGCgcaaaccaccaaaacttacTGACGTAGAGTCATCGTCATTAACAGTAACTGCAGCAAAAACTCATCCATCAAATCGCGTACCTAAACCCCTTAAAGTGAGTGACAAAAGCAGCCCAACTACTCCCGATACGGGTGTTAATAGCTTTGGTGGGACGGGACGGGCGTATTCCATAGGTAGTGCGAACGTTAATACTAATAGTACATGGCTAATGGAAGAAGACAGGAGGTGTAAATATCCCGAGAACTTTAAACCGTTTCCCCAAAGGAACAAGCAGCCCAATAGAAGCCGGATTTTGTATGGGAACATGTCAAGCAAGGGCGCTAAGCGTATGGATGCTTTTCAAGGCGTGAAGGAGGTGAGACAAGTTTTGAATGGAGTTGCATTGAATGGTACATCGGAAGGAAAAGGAATTTAG